Proteins co-encoded in one Dreissena polymorpha isolate Duluth1 chromosome 12, UMN_Dpol_1.0, whole genome shotgun sequence genomic window:
- the LOC127854213 gene encoding uncharacterized protein LOC127854213: MEQRLYLRSSSADASQDRLNQVAIEEDEHDKEDIDSYHYKGLDAAEHIVRTCSGYKAHWKEIGPTTVVCSQNLSAKQDEHIYSQNFSKGQENTMNVYSSVNNNDDKVRLNFSELGQCPNTDEYVFKLSDTELSIFVSKVLAEIGITEELVEARRNTWLEIESINTVHWRLQDDNVTWYHFGSQSEGTTTFGLDSDVDMLVSENDKRVILEIDEWKQGFDNLLVHKQEDTSPGYCNLLAMNSKEPTLMAQVDDDEMYEQGKDGKVYLKCEFMQYRVDIVDELHGPAVNRTSNARGIDEDYVFAYYCSHLPKEAMDWIDRTKDKPWPKDDVRKRVIESGCFIVAVGHKQSEDLRTEFRMSTTLGERILMFDMNNSQIQCLVLMKMLIKTIVNKQYKDAIKSFYCKTALFFVTEQYGKDMFRQDSILECTRKCLEWIYQCLKNGYNPHYMIYSLDMFEGRLDATLREKVGECIKDIMAYPILAILKMQCDEFGRKLYNRIKTSEHYISETQEIIRSKIGNFLCRAYILRGLKEPSLYDDPSNYDVEREIEINKAKLSRCEILHQQGDTFMQKATERYRYLLQANLGMLMAAESIQKNCKLSDSVLQSLKEGTFADAVSGRLKFATVLVCVGDITGASGLLKEVETAYSDLAVESVCNCSGEVEYVPKTGFGDNALALINTGALYANICHCLLFVETLKPCFPRGWLDAVFRPIDQRSDMDDLMEYVSLDPKPYFHFVELMLQKELNNQTKALKAFHQLEKCVSEEPLFHKDTALVLLSHSLEMDGQIEKAKIIYDEACCLRKRNRGYKSSHVRYNSNQV, from the exons ATGGAACAGAGGTTATACCTACGCTCCTCATCCGCTGATGCGAGTCAGGATCGTTTAAATCAAGTAGCCATAGAAGAGGATGAGCATGATAAAGAAGATATTGATTCATACCACTACAAAGGTCTGGATGCTGCAGAACATATAGTACGCACATGCAGTGGTTATAAAGCACATTGGAAAGAAATAGGACCAACAACAGTTGTATGTAGTCAGAATCTGTCAGCGAAACAAGATGAGCACATTTATAGTCAAAACTTCAGCAAAGGACAAGAAAATACTATGAATGTATATAGTAGTGTAAACAATAATGATGATAAAGTGCGATTAAATTTTTCAGAACTTGGGCAGTGTCCAAACACTGatgaatatgtatttaaattaagtGACACTGAACTGTCTATTTTTGTGTCGAAAGTACTAGCCGAAATAGGGATTACAGAAGAACTGGTAGAAGCACGAAGAAACACATGGCTGGAAATAGAAAGCATAAATACTGTCCACTGGCGCCTTCAAGATGATAATGTGACATGGTACCATTTCGGCAGTCAATCTGAAG GAACGACCACTTTTGGGTTAGATTCCGATGTAGACATGTTGGTTTCAGAGAATGACAAAAGGGTCATTCTGGAAATTGATGAATGGAAGCAAGGGTTCGACAATCTATTGGTACATAAACAGGAAGACACTTCCCCAGGGTACTGCAATCTTTTAGCCATGAACAGTAAAGAACCCACTCTAATGGCTCAAGTTGATGACGATGAAATGTATGAGCAAGGTAAAGATGGTAAAGTGTATCTTAAATGCGAATTCATGCAGTATCGTGTCGATATAGTTGACGAGCTCCATGGTCCGGCTGTGAATCGGACGAGTAATGCACGAGGAATCGATGAGGACTATGTCTTTGCGTATTATTGTTCCCATCTTCCAAAAGAGGCAATGGACTGGATAGACAGAACAAAAGATAAACCGTGGCCAAAGGATGATGTACGGAAACGTGTCATTGAAAGCGGTTGCTTTATTGTTGCAGTTGGGCATAAGCAGAGCGAAGATTTAAGGACTGAGTTTAGGATGTCTACCACATTAGGAGAACGGATACTCATGTTTGACATGAATAATTCGCAAATACAGTGTTTGGTTCTGATGAAAATGCTAATAAAGACAattgtaaacaaacaatataagGACGCTATTAAGAGTTTCTACTGTAAAACAGCCTTATTTTTTGTAACAGAGCAATACGGGAAAGACATGTTTAGACAAGATAGTATATTGGAATGTACACGCAAATGTTTAGAATGGATCTACCAATGCCTCAAAAATGGATACAATCCCCATTACATGATTTACAGTCTGGATATGTTTGAAGGAAGATTAGATGCCACCCTGAGGGAAAAGGTTGGAGAGTGTATCAAAGATATCATGGCTTATCCTATTTTAGCCATACTGAAGATGCAGTGTGATGAGTTTGGGAGAAAACTATACAATAGGATTAAAACCTCTGAACATTATATCTCTGAAACACAGGAAATAATCCGTTCGAAAATTGGGAACTTTCTTTGTAGAGCTTACATTTTGAGGGGTCTTAAGGAGCCATCTTTATACGATGATCCATCGAATTACGATGTAGAACGAGAAATCGAGATAAACAAGGCAAAACTGTCGCGTTGTGAAATATTACACCAACAAGGAGATACTTTCATGCAAAAGGCAACGGAACGATATAGATATTTGTTGCAAGCTAACTTAGGCATGCTAATGGCCGCTGAATCTATTCAGAAAAATTGCAAACTGTCTGATTCTGTTTTGCAAAGCCTCAAAGAAGGTACGTTTGCCGACGCTGTTTCAGGTAGGCTGAAGTTCGCTACCGTTTTGGTTTGCGTAGGTGACATCACTGGAGCAAGTGGACTTTTGAAAGAAGTAGAAACAGCCTACAGCGACCTCGCTGTTGAATCAGTGTGTAACTGTTCAGGAGAAGTCGAGTATGTACCTAAAACTGGTTTTGGAGACAATGCATTGGCGTTAATAAATACAGGTGCTTTATATGCAAATATCTGCCATTGCTTACTTTTTGTTGAAACTCTTAAACCATGTTTTCCTCGTGGATGGCTTGATGCTGTATTCCGACCAATTGATCAACGGTCAGATATGGATGACCTTATGGAATATGTAAGCTTGGATCCCAAGCCATATTTTCATTTCGTGGAACTGATGTTACAAAAGGAATTAAACAATCAAACCAAAGCACTGAAAGCATTCCATCAGCTCGAGAAATGTGTTTCAGAGGAACCATTGTTTCACAAAGATACGGCGCTGGTCCTACTTAGCCATTCTTTAGAAATGGACGGACAAATTGAAAAGGCAAAGATTATATATGATGAGGCTTGTTGCCTAAGAAAACGCAATAGAGGATATAAAAGCTCACATGTGAGATATAACAGTAATCAAGTATAA